In the genome of Dryobates pubescens isolate bDryPub1 chromosome 18, bDryPub1.pri, whole genome shotgun sequence, one region contains:
- the C1GALT1C1 gene encoding C1GALT1-specific chaperone 1, translating into MISESSSFMKGVVLGGVFCMLVTLLGHIKVGHGTKAHNHEHHHIQAPNKEDVLNLSEGERMELSKSVRVYCIILVKPKDLGHWAAVKETWSKHCDKAEFYSSENVKVFDSVAVNTNDIWVMMRKAYKMTYERYKDEFSWFFLAYPTTFAIIENLKYFLLKKDPSQPFYIGHTMKSGDLEYVDGKGGIVLSVESLRRLSRVLEDSDKCPEQGSMIWKLDEDKQLAICLKYTGVFAENAEDSEGKDVFNTKPVGALIKEAMSTHPQQVVDGCCSDMAITFSGLAPNHMHVMMYGVYRLRPYGHTYNDALVFLPPAGSDND; encoded by the coding sequence ATGATTTCTGAAAGCAGCTCTTTCATGAAGGGTGTGGTGCTTGGAGGAGTATTCTGCATGTTGGTTACGCTCCTTGGACACATCAAGGTGGGCCACGGGACTAAAGCACATAACCATGAGCACCATCACATCCAGGCTCCCAACAAAGAAGATGTCTTAAACCTTTCAGAAGGTGAACGCATGGAGCTTAGTAAAAGTGTCCGTGTTTATTGTATCATCCTTGTGAAACCCAAAGATCTGGGGCACTGGGCTGCAGTGAAAGAGACATGGAGCAAGCACTGCGACAAGGCAGAATTCTACAGCTCTGAAAATGTCAAAGTGTTTGATTCTGTAGCTGTCAACACAAATGATATATGGGTAATGATGAGAAAAGCTTACAAGATGACATACGAACGCTATAAAGATGAATTCAGCTGGTTCTTCCTTGCATATCCAACAACATTTGCTATTATTGAAAACCTCAAGTACTTCTTACTGAAAAAAGACCCCTCACAGCCTTTTTATATAGGCCACACCATGAAATCTGGTGACCTTGAGTATGTTGATGGTAAGGGAGGAATTGTGTTGAGCGTTGAATCACTAAGACGACTCTCCCGTGTTCTTGAAGACTCTGACAAATGTCCAGAGCAGGGAAGTATGATTTGGAAACTTGATGAGGACAAACAGCTGGCTATCTGCCTGAAGTACACTGGAGTGTTTGCAGAAAATGCAGAAGACTCAGAAGGAAAAGATGTCTTTAACACTAAGCCAGTCGGTGCTCTCATTAAGGAAGCGATGTCTACTCACCCTCAGCAGGTGGTGGACGGCTGCTGCTCCGACATGGCCATCACCTTCAGCGGCCTGGCCCCGAACCACATGCACGTGATGATGTATGGCGTGTACAGACTGAGACCCTACGGCCACACATACAATGATGCACTTGTCTTCTTGCCCCCTGCAGGCTCAGACAATGACTGA